In Candidatus Cohnella colombiensis, one DNA window encodes the following:
- a CDS encoding ATP-binding protein: MQISDIALVQYLKSKSPLYYGKILELKESVANWLSYIPQTFPHYTRHTVEHSEEIILQMSKLLFKDNEFEQPVLRLSSVEVFILIVSAYLHDSGMVVSDKEKLKIIQSEQWRIFVNGSGKKRWDEIEVTRTSDTLEQSVKDFIADLQTRFLIAEYIRKNHHIRAVDILVQNHNLLGKFSFDDPALFKTIADVCVAHGLKHFELDNNDIYPDRRDIRGEEVNVRFLAILLRIGDLLDMTYDRACPLLLNAACPLPADSLAHWTQYQRIYHRLTAYDRIELVAKCNTQDEHRFLQDWCQWLVEEINNASILMSKVSRHSRWIAPVVTIGKNNSTIKIEPNDTAKYIPSEWKFELDHDAVFQRLILDVNKDEKEFLREILQNAFDATRCKIYEDLKQEGKSLPSYSNEIDEVIRNKYPINIRLESLKVMHPLSGEEYSKQLLIVEDNGIGMSSEIIKRYFLQVGRSYYSSEDFQRNYSFKPISQFGVGFLSVFAVSENVTVDTYKANSKQGEGSVRLTLSGPKSYLLTERSDRRISGTKIDILLDIEFGEDELVSLVSGWCKKVEFPIYINQYGKETLIQAENHRELINNSATLLEDVEFRTSAYPIKREGVFGEIYVFSVIKNNIDRWDHWEWSNYTYIKSHPLAELPEIPNNLTCLHGIAFSESPYPSGPFRFRIDYRGNSHKQNLSRQHIDQMGNDLDDPVILERFIEIVENHLKNSPVNNSPDGWHYIHSILDHAPQLVLHFKDYPLIRMYIDGDTKVISLNEFESLEEFATITDISLRYDKSRTDVVTINDLAQDTDLPTLLEDDLNMLSRSIKVFNDRYPYKVEKIINKRNVTTYWKKGRRKIIGETGSRRYRDKFIVTSYLDDKIIGFRLFDNRQDEILILNENNKLVNWILKIQIFIDREDNAIVSSAYNKLLELLKTPVKIAGYQCEELMNQIKKWGEIPNLPDELIPPQVEISRAMFLEYV, encoded by the coding sequence ATGCAAATATCTGATATTGCTTTAGTACAATATCTAAAATCCAAAAGCCCTTTATATTATGGTAAAATCCTTGAACTAAAAGAATCTGTAGCGAACTGGTTATCATACATACCTCAGACTTTTCCTCATTATACTAGACATACGGTAGAGCACAGTGAAGAAATTATTTTACAGATGTCTAAATTGCTTTTCAAGGATAATGAATTTGAGCAGCCAGTATTACGACTTTCAAGTGTTGAGGTATTTATTCTTATTGTATCAGCATATTTACATGATTCAGGAATGGTCGTTTCTGATAAAGAAAAACTAAAAATTATTCAATCCGAGCAGTGGCGAATATTTGTGAATGGTAGTGGAAAAAAGAGATGGGATGAAATTGAAGTAACTAGAACGAGCGATACCCTTGAGCAGAGCGTTAAAGATTTTATAGCAGATTTACAAACAAGATTTTTAATTGCCGAGTATATTCGCAAAAACCACCATATTAGAGCTGTTGACATACTAGTTCAGAATCATAATCTATTAGGAAAGTTCTCGTTTGATGATCCGGCTCTATTTAAAACAATTGCTGATGTTTGTGTAGCCCACGGATTAAAGCACTTTGAATTAGATAATAACGACATTTATCCTGATAGAAGGGACATTAGAGGAGAAGAAGTTAATGTAAGATTTTTGGCGATATTGCTTAGAATCGGTGATTTGTTGGATATGACATATGATAGAGCATGTCCACTTTTATTGAATGCTGCATGTCCTCTACCGGCGGACAGTTTAGCACACTGGACACAATATCAAAGAATCTATCATAGATTAACAGCGTATGACAGAATAGAATTAGTTGCAAAATGTAATACTCAAGATGAACATAGGTTTCTTCAAGACTGGTGTCAGTGGCTTGTGGAGGAAATTAATAATGCTTCAATATTAATGTCTAAAGTCAGCAGACATTCAAGATGGATTGCACCTGTGGTGACCATTGGGAAAAATAACTCAACTATAAAAATTGAACCTAACGATACTGCAAAGTATATTCCTTCAGAATGGAAATTCGAACTTGATCATGACGCAGTATTTCAAAGATTAATACTGGATGTTAATAAGGATGAAAAAGAATTCCTTAGAGAGATACTTCAAAATGCATTTGATGCAACAAGATGCAAGATATATGAAGACTTAAAGCAAGAGGGAAAATCGCTACCTAGTTATTCTAATGAAATAGATGAAGTGATAAGAAACAAGTATCCAATTAATATTAGGTTAGAATCATTAAAAGTTATGCATCCCCTCTCTGGTGAAGAATATTCAAAACAGCTTTTAATTGTTGAAGATAACGGAATAGGAATGAGTTCAGAAATTATAAAGAGATATTTTTTGCAGGTCGGCAGATCGTATTATTCTTCTGAGGATTTTCAAAGAAACTATAGTTTCAAACCAATTAGTCAATTTGGAGTCGGCTTTTTGTCTGTGTTTGCTGTAAGTGAAAATGTTACAGTTGATACATATAAAGCTAACTCCAAACAAGGTGAAGGATCGGTAAGATTAACGCTTAGTGGTCCGAAAAGTTACCTTCTAACAGAAAGAAGTGATAGAAGAATAAGTGGTACGAAGATCGATATATTATTAGATATAGAATTTGGTGAAGATGAATTAGTAAGTTTAGTTTCCGGGTGGTGCAAGAAGGTAGAGTTTCCTATTTATATAAACCAGTATGGGAAAGAAACGCTAATTCAGGCTGAAAACCATAGGGAGTTAATTAATAATTCCGCAACTCTTTTGGAAGATGTTGAATTTAGAACTTCAGCTTATCCTATTAAAAGAGAAGGAGTTTTCGGTGAGATTTATGTGTTCAGTGTAATTAAGAATAACATTGATAGATGGGATCATTGGGAATGGTCAAATTATACCTACATCAAGAGTCACCCTCTCGCAGAATTGCCTGAAATACCCAACAATTTAACTTGTCTTCATGGAATTGCGTTTTCTGAAAGCCCCTACCCTTCGGGGCCATTTCGATTTCGCATCGATTATCGAGGAAATAGCCATAAACAAAATCTTTCAAGACAACATATTGATCAAATGGGGAATGATTTAGATGATCCAGTCATATTAGAAAGATTCATTGAAATAGTAGAGAACCATTTGAAGAATAGCCCCGTGAATAATTCACCTGATGGCTGGCACTATATTCATTCAATATTAGACCATGCGCCTCAACTAGTTCTACATTTCAAAGATTATCCATTAATTAGAATGTATATTGATGGAGATACAAAGGTTATTTCACTTAATGAGTTTGAGAGTCTGGAAGAGTTCGCAACCATCACTGATATTTCTCTGAGGTATGATAAATCTCGCACAGATGTTGTTACTATTAATGACCTTGCTCAAGACACTGATCTACCAACATTGTTGGAAGATGATTTAAATATGCTTTCAAGATCAATAAAAGTTTTTAACGACAGATATCCATATAAAGTAGAAAAAATAATAAATAAGCGGAATGTTACAACGTACTGGAAGAAGGGTAGAAGAAAAATAATTGGAGAAACAGGTTCTCGAAGGTATCGAGATAAATTTATTGTTACTTCATACTTAGATGATAAGATTATTGGATTCAGATTATTTGATAATCGGCAAGACGAAATATTGATTCTAAATGAAAATAATAAATTGGTGAATTGGATCTTAAAAATACAAATTTTTATTGATAGGGAAGATAATGCAATAGTCTCAAGTGCGTATAATAAGTTACTCGAACTGCTGAAAACCCCAGTCAAGATAGCAGGATATCAATGTGAGGAGTTGATGAATCAAATCAAAAAATGGGGGGAAATACCCAATTTGCCGGATGAGTTAATTCCGCCTCAAGTGGAAATTTCTAGGGCAATGTTCCTCGAATATGTTTAA
- a CDS encoding P-loop NTPase fold protein, translating into MGKLKTKKYFIKDASVNGIDDDLFNYSDISKVIERILDSNKPPYNIAVIGKWGLGKSSLINLVRNRLRGGDSYFFQEINAWKYEKESMRRVFLKQLWQGISGEKLKSFHEIQRTFSDLINNTISPTNTAVKTKWWVTARKAFRKYSLPIFVISLFTAGGFVGYKLIQAHTNDVAVNSLFWWKVILSYCKNISTTLLLPVLITLLTALHSEYRKKEPKKFEFNFPLETADDYELFLENSIADKLKNNHDLKIVTIIDDLDRLGLDKIVEALDSIKAFVNLPNCVFIVPFDDEIIKSALEKRRETQFGEDCDVIESELILDKLFQFKIYLPPLLKYDIKQFTMSLIKREIPDFIIDFCPEETFDRLVSRIIIHSDVTTPRQVKKLVNGFVNNYLIAREREESGRVERGLLTGERGIEQIAKLTVLQADFNHFYDLLFKDFSYITRFVEVVQNEYALTEVPADLRSYYKYNEDNTVIGVFPTYEPLLNFLISRAKYSVDNIAPFLYLAQDAISIKTGDEQQRRTIAALESGNVSTLKTMLGEKPEIAEAVISYILECAATELPLQAGYPIVSVVDDEYTIPLANALIERSIELDTDVTELSRSLSPDNVLYAAQRAEREEYGMRLVERYLSAIADEKNVKEHMITNALKIFIPEYGRLSSDAQESIKRAINICCRKEGISVHSILPLLDYSDSSLFAMLWGANWFNKLCTHISDENDYKADVIESLKMSFKTLTGDVDFSTIINCVIPLFKLPALLEILNDMFTAELCSKLDGTLATNIVNEIIVHKYDKNSENIHKLLSKLRYVVNDDNAEAMTKFTANYETSALMDDVLVFLGKNGYFPRIEETLSELVLDVFENADNDELLGKISCYLTEDVRAELFDQLDTRSRYEANNDYERELGVISALVSDNSYKANFENLAANTLLSSTNISQNYYYQYDQYVYFEFVSQAIGLIKYVLQQETIDVYVDKLVNLFHAHRAKCLNAFERLTEVLSKERFTRIFPLLTTDISDSEFGQAFKILMDNNMRPTEAKERTAYHKFLVSHLENSTDPNMVLQTLKNSFGYFSEMKELIGFSLNNSATDRNLLVDVVAKCFNNFPQIDKVANESLPLFDDEEEFAVLKEVFAKLTKYSLNDVFTALSEKLDTATSIDTLVNIVDYAKKYYSTQSTALYLKTLNLGLEHDNVPDKVVKIISTLSVLDRNMRNTVKDEFITSLHSGFTQTTSDSILNSIVSTVMKLRWTKPFKKLLKENEEKLKLFDELAK; encoded by the coding sequence ATGGGGAAATTGAAAACGAAGAAGTACTTCATTAAAGATGCTTCCGTAAACGGAATTGATGACGACTTATTTAATTATTCGGATATATCGAAAGTAATTGAACGCATATTGGATTCAAACAAGCCTCCGTACAATATTGCCGTCATTGGGAAGTGGGGCTTAGGTAAGTCCTCACTGATTAACCTCGTTAGAAATCGGCTGCGAGGCGGTGATTCTTATTTTTTTCAAGAAATCAACGCTTGGAAGTATGAAAAGGAATCAATGCGGCGAGTATTCTTAAAGCAGTTATGGCAAGGTATAAGCGGTGAGAAATTAAAAAGTTTCCACGAAATACAAAGGACATTCTCTGATTTAATTAATAATACCATTTCACCTACAAACACAGCTGTAAAAACGAAATGGTGGGTGACAGCTAGAAAAGCTTTTCGTAAGTATAGTCTACCTATATTTGTCATTTCGTTGTTTACAGCTGGAGGATTTGTTGGATACAAACTAATTCAGGCTCATACCAATGATGTTGCCGTTAATTCACTTTTTTGGTGGAAAGTAATTTTAAGCTATTGTAAAAATATTTCTACAACTTTGTTGCTGCCTGTTTTGATTACATTATTGACTGCATTACACAGTGAGTATCGGAAAAAAGAACCCAAAAAGTTCGAGTTTAACTTTCCCCTAGAGACAGCGGATGATTACGAGTTGTTTCTTGAAAACTCTATTGCTGACAAGCTCAAAAACAATCATGACTTGAAAATCGTAACTATTATAGATGACCTTGACAGATTAGGGCTTGATAAAATTGTCGAAGCACTAGATTCAATTAAAGCATTTGTTAATTTACCGAATTGTGTGTTTATCGTACCGTTTGACGATGAAATAATCAAAAGTGCATTGGAGAAACGGCGCGAAACTCAATTCGGGGAAGATTGTGATGTCATTGAAAGTGAATTAATTCTGGACAAGCTATTTCAGTTTAAAATCTACCTACCTCCGCTCTTAAAATATGATATTAAGCAATTCACGATGAGCCTAATTAAGCGAGAAATTCCTGACTTCATTATTGATTTTTGCCCGGAAGAAACCTTTGATCGGCTTGTGAGCAGAATAATTATCCATTCGGATGTTACAACTCCACGCCAAGTTAAAAAACTTGTTAATGGGTTTGTAAATAACTACTTAATTGCACGCGAGCGCGAAGAATCAGGACGAGTGGAAAGAGGACTTCTGACTGGAGAACGTGGTATTGAGCAAATTGCCAAACTAACCGTTCTGCAAGCAGATTTCAATCATTTTTACGACTTGTTATTCAAAGATTTTTCATATATCACGCGTTTTGTGGAAGTAGTTCAAAATGAGTACGCACTGACTGAAGTTCCAGCAGACTTACGTAGTTATTATAAGTATAACGAGGATAACACCGTTATCGGTGTATTTCCCACATACGAGCCGCTACTCAATTTCCTTATAAGCAGAGCAAAATATAGTGTTGATAACATCGCACCGTTTCTTTATTTGGCGCAAGATGCGATTAGTATCAAAACAGGTGATGAACAACAACGTAGAACAATTGCCGCGCTAGAGAGTGGTAATGTATCTACGTTAAAAACTATGCTCGGAGAGAAGCCAGAAATAGCTGAGGCAGTAATCTCGTATATTTTAGAATGTGCAGCTACAGAATTACCGTTACAAGCAGGCTATCCGATAGTGTCTGTCGTAGATGATGAATATACTATCCCCCTTGCAAATGCACTTATTGAACGATCTATTGAGTTGGATACAGATGTTACAGAATTGTCACGTTCCTTGTCGCCGGATAATGTCCTATATGCTGCACAACGAGCGGAACGCGAGGAATACGGTATGAGACTGGTAGAGAGATATCTCTCGGCCATTGCTGATGAGAAAAATGTAAAGGAGCACATGATTACTAACGCATTAAAAATATTCATTCCTGAGTACGGGCGTTTATCATCCGATGCACAAGAATCAATCAAACGTGCGATTAACATTTGTTGTCGCAAGGAGGGAATATCAGTCCATTCCATACTTCCTCTGCTCGACTACTCTGATAGTTCTTTATTTGCAATGCTTTGGGGTGCTAATTGGTTTAACAAGCTATGTACTCATATCTCAGACGAAAACGATTATAAAGCTGATGTGATCGAATCACTCAAAATGAGTTTTAAGACGTTAACAGGTGATGTAGACTTTTCGACAATTATTAATTGCGTCATCCCATTATTCAAATTACCAGCGCTATTAGAAATTCTGAATGATATGTTCACCGCAGAACTATGCTCAAAATTGGACGGAACACTAGCAACTAACATCGTTAACGAGATAATCGTCCACAAATACGATAAAAACTCTGAAAACATTCATAAACTGCTTAGTAAGCTAAGATATGTTGTTAATGATGATAATGCCGAGGCTATGACTAAATTTACTGCGAATTATGAGACTTCGGCATTAATGGATGATGTACTTGTTTTCTTAGGGAAGAATGGATATTTCCCTAGGATTGAGGAAACTCTTAGTGAGCTTGTGTTAGACGTATTTGAAAACGCAGATAACGATGAACTTCTTGGGAAAATAAGCTGTTATCTCACAGAGGATGTTCGAGCCGAGTTGTTTGATCAGCTTGACACGAGATCGCGGTATGAGGCTAACAATGACTATGAACGGGAATTGGGTGTAATATCTGCACTTGTATCTGACAATAGTTACAAAGCTAATTTTGAAAACCTTGCAGCAAACACACTCTTGTCGAGCACTAACATTAGCCAAAATTATTATTATCAATATGATCAATATGTGTATTTTGAATTTGTATCACAAGCTATTGGTTTAATTAAATATGTTCTCCAGCAAGAGACCATTGATGTTTACGTTGATAAACTAGTAAATCTATTCCACGCCCACCGAGCGAAATGCTTAAATGCATTTGAGAGATTGACGGAGGTTTTATCAAAAGAACGATTTACTCGTATTTTCCCTCTTCTTACGACCGATATATCCGATAGCGAGTTTGGACAAGCATTTAAAATACTGATGGACAACAACATGCGTCCAACGGAAGCTAAGGAAAGAACTGCATATCACAAGTTCTTAGTATCTCATTTAGAGAATTCGACAGATCCGAATATGGTATTGCAGACTCTTAAAAATTCGTTCGGCTATTTTTCCGAAATGAAAGAACTGATCGGGTTTTCCCTAAATAATAGTGCGACTGACAGAAATTTATTGGTTGATGTGGTTGCAAAATGCTTCAATAATTTCCCACAAATTGATAAGGTTGCGAATGAATCATTGCCACTGTTCGATGACGAGGAAGAGTTTGCTGTGTTGAAGGAGGTTTTTGCTAAGCTTACTAAATATTCGCTTAATGATGTATTTACGGCTCTAAGCGAAAAACTTGATACAGCAACAAGTATAGATACTCTCGTTAATATTGTTGACTACGCAAAGAAATACTATTCAACCCAATCAACAGCGTTGTATCTCAAAACATTAAACCTAGGTTTGGAACACGATAATGTGCCAGATAAAGTTGTTAAGATTATTTCGACATTATCAGTACTGGATCGAAATATGCGCAATACCGTCAAAGATGAGTTTATAACTTCACTACATTCAGGTTTCACGCAAACCACTAGTGACTCAATTCTGAATTCGATTGTTAGCACTGTTATGAAGCTACGCTGGACGAAACCATTCAAGAAATTATTAAAGGAGAATGAAGAGAAATTGAAACTTTTTGACGAGCTGGCAAAATAA
- a CDS encoding ATP-binding protein — MKIKQIVIENNPIVDNLTLDFCDEGGKVFDTIVIAGENGTGKSTILNMIYELSNFSPPAVPSKEKRIFTIEIESKDTELLKTQLPHFFSDGINNNEVTLSFDFSLHGNWDYMRVYFVDNQGVSHEFAGNYIAGQEYRNIFKSIFSDVEINFNPPVIQSVTSKDLDQKLQTSTRSSGDLASEIAQLLVDVEALDDSDLSAWVRNNKGHAAPEDMIDIRMKRFKDAFHFMFPYKRYKGTKNIENRKKILFEERGKEISIEQLSSGEKQIVFRGGFLLRDIKSSTGALILIDEPEISLHPTWQINILNFFKRLFTDEAGKQTSQLIVVTHSPFIIHNETRINKKVIVLRRSDEGVVNTPDKQEYFGWTSEKSVRKAFNIDFGNSLEKPVVFVEGETDEKYLQKALEVFGISDLNLEIMWIGRTTENGKTEFSGDTALNQTKSFFLANPKIPRQKTILLYDSDTNQKNEDYDNLFVRAMPVNPENDYFRKGIENLLFLPEDFPRDSFYREKKRIDDYSAISIIRELEKTKLCDWICSLEVDEVRKYFAPLTLVLKVIEDVLKVEHM, encoded by the coding sequence ATGAAAATAAAGCAAATTGTAATTGAAAACAATCCTATAGTAGACAACCTAACATTAGATTTTTGTGATGAAGGTGGGAAAGTATTTGATACAATAGTCATTGCTGGTGAAAACGGAACAGGGAAATCAACAATTTTAAACATGATTTATGAACTTTCTAATTTTTCCCCCCCTGCTGTACCATCAAAAGAAAAGAGAATATTTACAATTGAGATAGAATCAAAAGATACTGAATTACTAAAAACTCAACTACCACACTTTTTTTCTGATGGAATTAACAATAATGAAGTAACACTAAGCTTTGACTTTTCACTACATGGAAATTGGGATTATATGAGAGTTTATTTTGTGGACAATCAAGGCGTATCGCATGAATTTGCGGGAAATTATATTGCAGGTCAGGAATATCGCAATATATTTAAATCGATCTTCTCTGATGTAGAGATTAATTTTAACCCACCAGTAATTCAATCGGTTACATCTAAGGATTTGGATCAAAAATTACAAACAAGTACTCGCTCCTCTGGAGATTTAGCAAGTGAAATAGCTCAACTTTTAGTAGATGTTGAAGCGTTAGATGATAGTGATCTATCAGCATGGGTTCGAAATAACAAAGGGCATGCTGCCCCAGAAGATATGATTGATATCAGGATGAAAAGGTTTAAAGATGCTTTTCACTTTATGTTTCCATACAAGCGTTATAAAGGAACGAAAAACATAGAAAACAGGAAAAAAATCCTATTCGAAGAACGAGGAAAGGAAATTTCAATTGAACAGTTGAGTTCTGGAGAGAAACAGATTGTCTTTAGAGGTGGATTTCTGCTTAGAGATATTAAGAGTAGTACAGGGGCACTAATCTTAATTGATGAACCTGAAATAAGTTTACACCCTACTTGGCAAATCAATATATTGAACTTTTTCAAAAGATTATTTACTGATGAGGCAGGTAAACAAACATCTCAATTAATAGTAGTGACGCATTCACCGTTCATAATACATAACGAGACTAGAATAAATAAGAAAGTTATTGTTTTAAGAAGATCAGACGAAGGAGTAGTAAACACTCCGGATAAACAAGAATACTTTGGTTGGACTTCAGAGAAAAGCGTTAGAAAAGCATTTAATATAGACTTTGGTAACTCGTTGGAAAAGCCAGTTGTTTTTGTTGAGGGAGAAACTGACGAGAAATACCTACAGAAAGCGCTAGAAGTATTTGGGATTTCAGATTTGAATCTTGAAATAATGTGGATTGGAAGGACAACAGAAAATGGAAAAACTGAATTTTCAGGTGATACTGCATTAAATCAAACAAAGTCGTTTTTTCTTGCGAATCCAAAGATACCACGACAAAAAACTATCTTATTATATGATTCGGATACAAATCAAAAGAATGAAGATTATGATAATTTATTTGTTAGGGCGATGCCGGTCAACCCTGAAAATGATTATTTTAGAAAAGGCATAGAAAATCTATTGTTCTTACCTGAAGATTTCCCGAGAGATTCATTTTATCGAGAAAAAAAGAGAATTGACGATTACTCTGCTATTAGTATTATTCGAGAATTAGAAAAGACAAAACTTTGTGATTGGATTTGCTCGCTTGAAGTAGATGAGGTTAGAAAGTATTTCGCACCACTAACTTTAGTTTTAAAAGTAATTGAAGATGTACTAAAAGTAGAACATATGTAA